A genomic stretch from Spiroplasma endosymbiont of Clivina fossor includes:
- a CDS encoding IS256 family transposase, with the protein MTKKIKKEPDAIDKVVDYFLENIDNPQDLFKGNTIFQEFTKKLTERMLNTEIKDYLETDENHNKRNGNTQKTIITKNGSIAIDVPRDRNSTFEPVIIPKRQRRFDNFDQKVISLYARGMTISDIKAQLQEFYHGAEISESLISQITDDVIEEVKMWQTKPLEKIYPIVYFDCIVVKVKQDKRIINKAVYLALGINLDGLKDILGMWISENEGAKFWLNNLTEMKNRGLQDILVACSDNLTGMSDAIEAVFPKTQHQLCIVHQIRNSLKFVPYKDRKLVANDLKSIYTAINEEIALIALDHFSEKWNKKYPQITKSWKNNWNNLIIFLEYPQEFRRIIYTTNAIESVNSQLRKVIKNKKIFPNDASVFKIFYLAFQNMVKKWTMPIQNWGSAISHLMIKFEDRVNLS; encoded by the coding sequence ATGACAAAAAAAATAAAAAAAGAACCTGACGCAATTGATAAAGTTGTTGATTATTTTTTAGAAAATATTGATAATCCACAAGATTTATTTAAAGGCAATACTATTTTTCAGGAATTTACCAAAAAATTAACTGAACGAATGTTAAATACGGAAATTAAAGATTATCTTGAAACTGATGAGAATCATAATAAAAGAAATGGCAACACACAAAAAACCATTATTACTAAAAATGGTTCAATCGCAATTGATGTACCAAGAGATCGAAATAGTACTTTTGAACCAGTAATTATTCCGAAAAGACAAAGAAGATTTGATAACTTTGATCAAAAAGTAATTTCTTTATATGCAAGAGGAATGACAATTTCTGATATCAAAGCACAATTGCAAGAATTCTATCACGGAGCAGAAATTTCAGAAAGTTTAATTAGTCAAATAACTGATGATGTTATTGAAGAAGTTAAAATGTGACAAACTAAACCTTTAGAGAAGATTTATCCGATTGTTTATTTTGATTGTATTGTTGTTAAAGTAAAGCAAGATAAACGAATAATAAATAAAGCAGTTTATCTTGCCTTAGGAATTAATTTAGATGGTTTAAAAGATATTTTAGGAATGTGAATTAGTGAGAATGAGGGAGCCAAATTTTGACTTAATAATCTTACGGAAATGAAAAATCGTGGGTTACAAGATATTCTTGTTGCTTGTAGTGATAATTTAACTGGGATGTCTGATGCAATAGAAGCTGTTTTCCCAAAAACACAGCATCAATTATGCATTGTTCATCAAATTCGCAATAGTTTAAAATTTGTTCCTTACAAAGATCGCAAACTTGTAGCTAATGATTTAAAATCAATTTATACAGCAATTAATGAAGAAATAGCGTTAATTGCTTTAGATCATTTTTCTGAAAAATGAAATAAAAAGTATCCACAAATTACTAAATCATGAAAAAATAACTGAAATAATTTAATAATTTTTCTTGAATATCCTCAGGAATTTAGAAGAATTATTTACACAACTAATGCGATTGAATCTGTTAATAGTCAATTAAGAAAAGTCATTAAGAATAAAAAGATTTTTCCTAATGACGCATCAGTTTTTAAAATATTTTATTTAGCATTTCAAAATATGGTTAAGAAATGAACGATGCCAATTCAAAATTGGGGTAGTGCAATTTCACATTTAATGATAAAATTTGAGGACAGAGTGAATTTAAGTTAA